A DNA window from Halomonas zincidurans B6 contains the following coding sequences:
- the pfkB gene encoding 1-phosphofructokinase: MARILTISLNPALDLAICLPRLTLGAVNRTDSTRLEAAGKGVNVARVLVALGHQVAVSGFLGAANDGPFARAFAELGVEDVLRRVSGETRINAKLAEHDGRITDINGPGLAVGGGDLAALLTALDARAEDAARRPDAVVIAGSLPPGIGPEDLAVLIERLRGHGLPVWVDTSGPALAAAIAAGPRAVKPNEQELAAWAGEVLDNPEARLRAARALHRAGIDEALISAGEAGVLWFSRRGAWLAMPPAVAVASTVGAGDTLLAGMLHGVLADLPAEDALRLATALSAESVRHVGVGDPAAADFADLKQHTRVRRLADDGSDAQGAFA, translated from the coding sequence ATGGCGCGGATTCTCACGATCAGCCTCAACCCGGCGCTGGACCTGGCGATTTGCCTGCCGCGGTTGACACTGGGAGCGGTCAATCGCACCGACTCGACACGCCTCGAGGCGGCCGGCAAGGGTGTCAACGTCGCCCGCGTGCTGGTGGCGCTGGGTCACCAGGTCGCGGTCTCGGGCTTTCTCGGCGCGGCCAACGACGGCCCCTTCGCGCGGGCCTTTGCCGAGCTGGGCGTCGAGGACGTGTTGCGCCGGGTGTCCGGAGAGACGCGCATCAACGCCAAGCTCGCCGAGCATGACGGGCGCATCACCGACATCAACGGCCCCGGCCTGGCGGTCGGCGGCGGCGATCTGGCGGCGCTGCTCACCGCGCTCGACGCCCGCGCCGAGGATGCCGCGCGGCGTCCCGACGCGGTAGTGATCGCCGGCAGCCTGCCGCCGGGCATCGGTCCCGAGGATCTCGCCGTACTGATCGAGCGCCTGCGCGGTCACGGCCTGCCGGTGTGGGTCGATACCAGCGGCCCGGCGCTGGCCGCGGCGATCGCTGCCGGCCCCCGCGCGGTCAAGCCCAACGAGCAGGAGCTGGCCGCGTGGGCGGGCGAGGTGCTGGACAACCCCGAGGCGCGGCTGCGGGCCGCACGCGCGTTGCATCGGGCGGGCATCGACGAGGCGCTGATCTCGGCCGGCGAGGCCGGCGTCTTGTGGTTCAGCCGGCGCGGCGCCTGGCTGGCGATGCCGCCGGCGGTGGCGGTGGCGAGCACCGTGGGCGCCGGCGACACGCTGCTCGCCGGCATGCTGCACGGCGTGCTCGCCGACTTGCCCGCCGAGGACGCCTTGCGCTTGGCCACGGCACTGTCCGCCGAATCGGTCCGTCATGTCGGCGTGGGCGATCCCGCCGCCGCCGACTTCGCCGATCTTAAACAACACACGCGCGTGCGCCGGCTGGCCGATGACGGCAGCGACGCGCAGGGAGCCTTCGCATGA
- the ptsP gene encoding phosphoenolpyruvate--protein phosphotransferase, whose protein sequence is MLTLTQQDVLLGCRAADWRDALDQAAAALVDAGRATPEYRNGLHAREAQSSTYLGNGIAIPHGTPESRDQVLATGVRVLQFPDGVDWHDGHRVHVLVSIAAQSDEHLDILRALTHVLDREGVAERLAEADSAAEVIAELSRAPVIARLDADTLCLGFPARDRFELALAGAARLRQADCVNADFVAAIAAQEPVSLGQGLWLASATLGVATPALSLATPESAFVGPKGAVNGVFCLAAQGDAHRGLLERLAELLDAGDGETLADADAPSVLARLAGERAAAETMRVRVLNAHGLHARPAKQLVQVARDQGLPIKVRLLEGGAEAVSAASLTKVIGLGARRGQTLVFSAEGTGAAQAVQAMAEAVREGLGEQVVAFDERRDVDVEPATTTSSATAPLPLPDDTPHPAVPASPGLAVAPVFVMRLPCFDYPERARDLDAARGGDPQAQKARLARARGEAAEQLEALIRRAQGGEVAEILSIHEEMLEDPELREAAHEGIDDGWSAEAAWWRGVDTAARAQEMLADRLLAERAADLRDVGRRVLGLLCGVEMPAPPDTPYILVMEDVGPSDVARLDTVKVRGLVTARGGATSHSAILARALGIAAVVGAGERVMTLYNGSELILDGERGRIIPAPSTQRRARAELHMKEREGREREAYAARFEPGRTRDGHRVEVAANLGNTAHAVDAVDYGAEGVGLLRTEFVFMAHAEAPDLDTQIGEYREAFDALDGRPLVARTLDVGGDKPLPYWPLPQEDNPFLGLRGIRLALTRPEILETQLRALLSAAGERPLRIMLPMVKDVAEFRAAKAIVERLQAEIKAPDVQLGVMIEIPSSALLAPSLAEEVDFFSIGTNDLTQYTLAIDRGHAALSAQSDGLHPAVLRLIQMTVEAAHAKGKWVGVCGELASDPQAVPVLVGLGVDELSVSLRQVPMVKARLRELTLDGARRHAATALAQATSDAVREALEVL, encoded by the coding sequence ATGCTGACGCTCACCCAGCAGGACGTACTGCTCGGCTGCCGGGCCGCCGACTGGCGCGATGCCCTGGACCAGGCCGCCGCGGCGCTGGTCGATGCCGGGCGCGCCACGCCCGAATACCGCAACGGCCTGCACGCACGCGAGGCGCAGTCGTCGACCTATCTGGGCAACGGCATCGCCATCCCTCACGGCACGCCCGAAAGCCGCGACCAGGTGCTGGCCACCGGGGTGCGCGTGCTGCAGTTCCCCGACGGCGTCGACTGGCACGACGGCCATCGCGTGCACGTGCTGGTGAGCATCGCCGCGCAGAGCGACGAGCACCTCGACATCCTGCGCGCGTTGACCCATGTACTCGACCGCGAAGGCGTCGCCGAACGTCTTGCCGAGGCCGATAGCGCCGCCGAGGTGATCGCCGAGCTGTCCAGGGCGCCGGTGATCGCACGCCTCGACGCCGATACGCTGTGTCTGGGCTTCCCCGCCAGGGATCGTTTCGAACTGGCGCTGGCCGGTGCCGCGCGGCTGCGCCAGGCCGATTGCGTGAACGCCGACTTCGTCGCCGCGATCGCCGCCCAGGAGCCGGTCTCGCTGGGCCAGGGGCTGTGGCTGGCCAGTGCCACGCTCGGCGTGGCAACCCCGGCGCTGTCGCTGGCGACCCCCGAGTCGGCGTTCGTCGGCCCCAAGGGTGCGGTCAACGGCGTGTTTTGCCTGGCCGCCCAGGGTGACGCCCATCGCGGCCTGCTCGAACGGCTCGCTGAACTGCTCGATGCTGGCGATGGCGAGACGCTGGCCGATGCCGACGCGCCGAGCGTGCTGGCGCGCCTGGCCGGCGAGCGCGCGGCGGCCGAAACCATGCGCGTTCGGGTGCTCAACGCCCATGGCCTGCACGCCCGTCCGGCCAAACAGTTGGTTCAGGTGGCCCGCGATCAGGGCCTGCCCATCAAGGTCCGGCTGCTCGAGGGCGGCGCCGAGGCGGTTTCGGCGGCGAGCCTGACCAAGGTCATCGGGCTGGGCGCCCGGCGCGGCCAGACGCTGGTGTTTTCCGCCGAAGGCACGGGAGCGGCGCAGGCCGTGCAGGCGATGGCCGAGGCGGTGCGCGAGGGGCTCGGCGAGCAGGTCGTGGCTTTCGACGAGCGCCGTGACGTCGACGTCGAGCCGGCGACCACAACCAGCAGCGCAACTGCGCCGCTGCCCTTGCCAGACGATACGCCGCACCCGGCGGTACCGGCGTCGCCGGGGCTGGCGGTGGCGCCGGTGTTCGTGATGCGTCTGCCGTGCTTCGACTATCCTGAGCGCGCGCGGGATCTCGACGCTGCGCGCGGCGGCGACCCGCAGGCCCAGAAGGCGCGTCTGGCGCGGGCCCGGGGCGAAGCCGCCGAACAGCTCGAGGCGTTGATCCGCCGCGCCCAGGGCGGCGAGGTTGCCGAGATCCTGTCGATCCACGAAGAGATGCTCGAGGATCCCGAGCTGCGCGAGGCCGCCCACGAGGGCATCGACGACGGCTGGTCCGCCGAGGCCGCCTGGTGGCGCGGCGTGGACACCGCGGCGCGTGCCCAGGAAATGCTTGCCGACCGATTGCTCGCCGAGCGCGCCGCCGATCTGCGCGATGTCGGCCGGCGGGTGCTGGGCCTGCTGTGCGGCGTCGAGATGCCCGCGCCGCCGGACACGCCCTACATCCTGGTGATGGAAGACGTCGGCCCCTCCGACGTGGCGCGGCTCGACACCGTCAAGGTCCGCGGACTCGTGACCGCGCGCGGCGGGGCGACCTCGCACAGCGCGATCCTCGCCCGGGCGCTGGGCATCGCCGCGGTGGTCGGCGCCGGCGAACGGGTGATGACGCTTTACAACGGCAGCGAGCTGATCCTCGACGGCGAGCGCGGGCGGATCATTCCCGCGCCCTCGACACAGCGTCGCGCCCGCGCCGAGCTGCACATGAAGGAGCGCGAGGGGCGCGAGCGCGAGGCCTATGCCGCACGCTTTGAGCCTGGCCGCACCCGGGATGGCCACCGCGTCGAGGTCGCCGCCAACCTGGGCAACACCGCCCACGCGGTGGACGCCGTCGATTACGGCGCCGAGGGCGTCGGCCTGCTGCGCACCGAGTTCGTGTTCATGGCTCACGCCGAGGCGCCGGACCTGGACACCCAGATCGGCGAGTACCGCGAGGCCTTCGACGCGCTGGACGGCCGCCCGCTGGTGGCGCGCACCCTGGACGTCGGCGGCGACAAGCCGCTGCCGTACTGGCCGCTGCCCCAGGAGGACAACCCGTTTCTCGGCCTGCGCGGCATCCGCCTGGCGCTGACCCGCCCCGAGATCCTCGAGACCCAACTGCGCGCGCTGCTCAGCGCGGCCGGCGAGCGGCCGTTGCGAATCATGCTGCCGATGGTCAAGGATGTCGCCGAGTTCCGCGCCGCCAAGGCGATCGTCGAGCGCCTGCAGGCCGAGATCAAGGCCCCCGACGTGCAGCTCGGGGTAATGATCGAGATCCCCTCCAGCGCGCTGCTGGCGCCGAGCCTGGCCGAGGAGGTCGACTTCTTCTCGATCGGCACCAACGATCTGACCCAGTACACCCTGGCGATCGACCGCGGCCATGCGGCGCTGTCCGCGCAGTCCGACGGCCTGCACCCGGCGGTGCTGCGACTGATCCAGATGACCGTCGAGGCCGCCCATGCCAAGGGCAAGTGGGTCGGCGTGTGCGGCGAGCTGGCCTCCGACCCGCAGGCGGTGCCGGTGCTGGTCGGGCTGGGCGTCGACGAGCTGTCGGTGTCGCTGCGCCAGGTGCCGATGGTCAAGGCGCGGCTGCGCGAGCTGACCCTCGACGGCGCACGCCGCCACGCCGCGACCGCGCTGGCCCAGGCCACCAGCGATGCAGTGCGCGAAGCGCTGGAGGTGCTGTGA
- a CDS encoding MerR family transcriptional regulator encodes MPLRRGELAKRTGCNIETIRYYERIGLLPDPPRSDNGFRSYEERHLTRLTFIRRSRELGFTLEEVQDLLRLVDGGHYTCAQVQELALRHADEIQRKINDLHRMQRALKEMAAQCSGEDVPTCPIVEILSETS; translated from the coding sequence ATGCCATTACGTCGAGGGGAGCTGGCCAAGCGGACCGGCTGCAACATCGAGACCATTCGCTACTATGAGCGAATCGGGCTTCTGCCGGATCCGCCCCGAAGCGATAACGGCTTTCGCAGCTATGAAGAGCGCCACCTCACGCGGCTGACGTTTATCCGCCGAAGCCGCGAACTGGGATTCACCCTCGAAGAAGTGCAGGATCTGCTACGACTGGTTGATGGCGGGCATTACACCTGCGCCCAGGTACAGGAGCTCGCACTCAGGCATGCCGATGAGATCCAGCGCAAGATAAATGATCTGCATCGCATGCAACGCGCCTTGAAAGAGATGGCGGCGCAATGCAGCGGAGAGGATGTGCCGACGTGTCCCATCGTAGAGATTCTTTCTGAGACCTCCTAG
- a CDS encoding mercuric transporter MerT family protein, whose protein sequence is MATSKDQTLDRGEQATPSRSGRKGLLAGGGAIGAVLASACCILPLVLFSLGIGGAWMSNLTMLKPYQPLFIAFTLVMLGIGFYTVYRKPSNTCRADACSTDGYCGTPLAERVIKIALWSATLLIVVVLAWPYIVPLLLG, encoded by the coding sequence ATGGCAACCAGCAAAGACCAGACGCTTGATCGAGGCGAGCAAGCCACACCGAGCCGATCAGGGCGCAAGGGGCTTTTGGCAGGTGGTGGCGCCATTGGCGCGGTACTCGCTTCCGCCTGCTGCATTCTGCCGCTGGTGCTGTTCTCACTGGGCATCGGGGGTGCCTGGATGAGTAATCTCACGATGCTTAAACCCTACCAGCCGCTCTTTATCGCCTTCACCTTGGTGATGCTCGGCATCGGCTTCTACACCGTCTACCGCAAGCCCAGCAACACCTGTCGGGCCGACGCCTGCAGCACGGATGGCTATTGTGGCACGCCGCTGGCCGAGCGGGTGATCAAGATCGCGCTATGGAGTGCGACACTGCTCATCGTGGTGGTGCTTGCCTGGCCGTATATCGTTCCACTCCTCCTGGGCTAA
- a CDS encoding cation transporter, protein MKIRTLAGTLVLSVASIGTAFAAQQTITLAVDNMTCSSCRYIVKKALLKVPGVETATVSYAEKSATVTFEDTEASVADLTAATTNSGYPSRLAAENTEQAQ, encoded by the coding sequence ATGAAAATTCGTACCTTGGCTGGCACGCTTGTCTTGTCCGTGGCAAGTATCGGGACGGCCTTCGCCGCTCAGCAGACCATCACCCTGGCGGTTGACAACATGACCTGTTCGAGTTGCCGCTATATCGTCAAGAAGGCGCTCTTGAAAGTGCCCGGCGTGGAAACCGCCACGGTTTCCTACGCGGAAAAAAGCGCCACGGTAACCTTCGAAGATACCGAGGCAAGCGTGGCGGATTTGACCGCCGCCACCACCAATTCGGGCTATCCGTCGCGCCTGGCCGCCGAGAACACTGAACAAGCCCAGTAA
- the merA gene encoding mercury(II) reductase produces MQTTITITGMTCTRCADSIQAALDALPGVEAEVSYDQGRAVITRPGEVGTERLLETIRAKGYGAELTQATAPTDNARDSDHGLHIAVIGSGGAAMAAALKSVERGARVTLIEQGTIGGTCVNIGCVPSKIMIRAAHVAHHRRESPFDDGITATAPSIDRGRLLAQQQGRVEELRHGKYESILEGNPAITVIRGRARLRDAQTLIVDQDDGSEREVVFDRAFIGTGARPAMPPLSGLADTPYWTSTDALASDTLPERLAVIGASVVAVELAQAFARLGSQVTILARSRLFSREDPAIGEALEAAFQAEGIEVLRGVQISQVVHGDGQFVLTTDTGDIKADKLLVATGRTPNIETLNLEAIGVETARGAILVDDSLRTTLPTIYAAGDCTDQPQFVYVAAAGGSRAAINMTGGEARLDLSAMPAVVFTDPQIATVGLSEAEAQAQGFTTDSRTLTLDNVPRALVNFETGGFIKIVAERDSGRLLGVQAVTGEAGELIQTAVMALRARMTVQDIADELFPYLTMVEGLKLCAQTFTKDVKQLSCCAG; encoded by the coding sequence ATGCAAACCACGATCACAATTACCGGCATGACCTGCACGCGTTGCGCCGACTCGATCCAGGCAGCGCTCGATGCGCTGCCCGGGGTCGAGGCTGAGGTCTCTTATGACCAGGGCCGCGCGGTGATAACGCGCCCGGGCGAGGTGGGTACCGAGCGTCTGCTCGAGACGATCCGTGCCAAGGGCTATGGCGCCGAGTTGACGCAGGCCACAGCGCCAACCGACAACGCACGGGACAGTGACCATGGCCTGCATATCGCCGTGATCGGCAGCGGAGGGGCCGCCATGGCGGCGGCGCTGAAAAGCGTCGAGCGGGGCGCCCGTGTCACGCTGATCGAACAGGGCACCATCGGGGGCACCTGCGTCAACATCGGCTGTGTGCCTTCCAAGATCATGATCCGTGCCGCGCATGTTGCTCACCATCGCCGCGAAAGCCCGTTCGATGACGGCATCACGGCGACGGCGCCGAGCATTGATCGTGGCCGCTTGCTGGCCCAGCAGCAGGGGCGCGTGGAAGAGTTACGTCACGGCAAGTACGAAAGCATCCTGGAAGGCAACCCGGCCATCACGGTCATTCGCGGCAGGGCCCGCTTGCGTGATGCACAGACCCTGATTGTTGACCAGGACGATGGCAGCGAGCGTGAAGTCGTCTTCGACCGTGCCTTCATCGGCACCGGCGCGCGTCCCGCCATGCCGCCGCTTTCCGGGTTGGCTGACACGCCCTACTGGACCTCGACCGACGCGCTGGCCAGCGACACCCTTCCCGAGCGTCTGGCGGTGATCGGGGCATCGGTAGTCGCGGTGGAACTGGCCCAGGCCTTCGCGCGGCTGGGCAGCCAAGTGACGATCCTGGCGCGTAGCCGCCTGTTCTCCCGCGAGGACCCGGCCATCGGCGAGGCCCTGGAAGCCGCTTTCCAGGCCGAAGGCATCGAAGTATTACGCGGCGTCCAGATCAGCCAGGTGGTGCATGGTGACGGTCAGTTCGTGCTTACGACGGACACGGGGGACATCAAGGCCGACAAACTGCTGGTCGCGACGGGCCGCACGCCCAATATCGAAACGCTGAACCTCGAGGCTATCGGCGTGGAGACGGCTCGCGGAGCGATTCTGGTCGATGACTCGCTGCGTACCACCCTGCCCACTATCTATGCCGCTGGGGATTGCACCGACCAGCCGCAGTTCGTCTACGTCGCGGCTGCCGGCGGCAGCCGCGCCGCCATCAACATGACGGGAGGCGAGGCGCGCCTGGACCTGAGTGCCATGCCGGCGGTGGTCTTCACCGACCCGCAGATTGCTACCGTCGGTCTGTCCGAGGCCGAGGCCCAGGCTCAGGGATTCACAACCGACAGCCGGACCCTGACCCTGGATAACGTGCCCCGTGCGTTGGTCAACTTCGAGACCGGCGGCTTCATCAAGATCGTCGCCGAGCGCGACAGCGGGCGGCTGCTCGGGGTTCAGGCCGTGACCGGCGAAGCCGGCGAACTCATCCAGACGGCGGTCATGGCCCTGCGTGCCCGGATGACGGTGCAGGACATTGCCGATGAACTGTTCCCCTACCTGACCATGGTCGAAGGACTCAAGCTCTGTGCCCAGACCTTCACCAAGGACGTCAAACAACTGTCCTGCTGCGCGGGGTGA
- a CDS encoding dihydrolipoyl dehydrogenase family protein translates to MAASYDLVAIGTGTAAKIVVMRAQAANWRVAIIDSRPFGGTCALVGGGYIAAEFSHLAARAGAQVTVLQHGERMLKPFDPDLVDWLMESFRDQGIDVRTQTTVDAIEKTASGYNVRTSSNGETGTVEADLVVHAAGRIPALEALNLEAAGVETEKGQLSLNEHLQSTSNPAVYAAGDAAQVGPPLTPVSSHDAKVVAANLIDGKRTMPNYKGVPSVAFTIPPIASAGLNEAQAHAQGLKFRVSSQHAPDWFTARQAAEPVYGFKVLIEEATEKVLGAHLVGPNVDEVINVFALAIRHGLTTTDLKTTMFAYPTGASDIGSML, encoded by the coding sequence ATGGCAGCATCCTACGATCTCGTCGCCATCGGTACCGGCACCGCCGCTAAAATAGTCGTCATGCGTGCCCAAGCCGCCAACTGGCGTGTGGCGATCATCGACTCCCGCCCCTTTGGGGGTACCTGTGCCCTGGTCGGCGGGGGCTATATTGCCGCAGAGTTCTCTCATCTGGCTGCCCGGGCCGGCGCCCAGGTCACCGTCCTGCAGCACGGCGAGCGGATGCTCAAGCCCTTCGATCCGGACCTGGTCGATTGGCTCATGGAATCCTTCCGTGATCAAGGTATCGATGTGCGCACCCAGACCACCGTGGACGCCATCGAAAAGACGGCCTCTGGCTATAACGTTCGCACCTCCTCGAATGGCGAGACCGGCACGGTTGAAGCAGACCTGGTGGTCCATGCGGCCGGCAGAATACCGGCGCTCGAGGCCCTCAACCTGGAGGCGGCCGGTGTCGAGACCGAGAAAGGGCAACTATCGCTCAACGAGCATTTGCAAAGTACCTCGAATCCCGCCGTCTATGCCGCAGGCGATGCCGCCCAGGTGGGGCCACCGCTGACGCCGGTATCGAGTCATGATGCCAAGGTGGTCGCCGCCAACCTGATCGACGGCAAACGCACAATGCCGAATTACAAAGGGGTACCGAGTGTCGCCTTCACCATCCCACCCATCGCCTCGGCCGGCCTCAACGAAGCGCAGGCCCACGCGCAAGGGCTGAAATTCCGCGTCTCGAGTCAACATGCCCCCGACTGGTTTACTGCCCGCCAGGCCGCCGAGCCGGTCTACGGGTTCAAGGTACTGATCGAAGAAGCGACGGAAAAGGTACTGGGCGCTCATCTCGTCGGCCCCAACGTGGATGAAGTCATCAATGTTTTCGCGCTGGCCATCCGGCATGGGCTCACCACCACGGATCTGAAGACCACGATGTTTGCCTACCCGACAGGAGCCTCGGACATAGGCTCGATGCTCTAG
- a CDS encoding manganese efflux pump MntP family protein, translating to MNFLSLVGLAFAMSTDAFAASIGRGVSLGRTHLVEALRIGIIFGTVEAITPVIGWGLGMAANRLVSNWDHWVAFALLSMLGLSMIYKGLKSDGGEPEDEKKDAGSKSVPFLALTAIATSIDAMAVGITLAFTDVNILVAAAIIGLATTLMVTIGIMLGRAIGSLVGKRAEIVGGLVLIGIGTWIAYVSVVG from the coding sequence ATGAATTTTCTTTCTCTAGTAGGTTTGGCGTTTGCAATGTCGACCGATGCCTTCGCTGCGTCGATAGGCAGAGGCGTTTCGCTCGGGCGAACTCACCTGGTTGAAGCGCTGCGTATTGGCATTATTTTCGGAACGGTCGAAGCGATCACTCCTGTGATTGGCTGGGGACTGGGGATGGCTGCCAATAGGCTGGTTTCGAACTGGGATCATTGGGTCGCCTTTGCTCTGTTGAGCATGCTCGGTCTCTCCATGATTTATAAGGGACTCAAGTCGGATGGGGGGGAGCCGGAGGACGAGAAAAAGGATGCCGGGTCGAAATCTGTGCCTTTTCTAGCGCTTACGGCTATTGCCACGAGCATCGATGCGATGGCGGTTGGTATTACCTTGGCTTTTACCGACGTCAACATCCTTGTTGCAGCTGCAATAATCGGCTTGGCGACAACACTGATGGTCACGATCGGTATCATGCTTGGGCGGGCTATAGGCTCGCTGGTTGGTAAGCGGGCGGAGATCGTTGGTGGCCTTGTCCTGATCGGCATAGGCACATGGATCGCCTACGTATCCGTGGTCGGATGA
- the cra gene encoding catabolite repressor/activator, whose amino-acid sequence MTLAEIARLAGVSRTTASYVINGKAEERRISRETVERVMAMVERHQYRVDAQAAALRRGQSRTLGLIIPDLENASYARLAKRLERGARDQGYQLLIAGSDDDADTERDLALALRAQRCQALIVASSLASDDPFYRELMAGGLPVIAVDRALDPSHFVCILSHNATAAEALTRSLLDERVRHIVLFDAVEALSITRERRQGFQRALAGHPCEASIRTGERYDRADGARLMQRLIDEDGLPDALVTASYTLLDGALDVLLANGGLSASLRLATFGDDRLLDFLPQPVNSLPQDHARIVELTLARAIAATRGDYKPGAEMVERTLRYRRA is encoded by the coding sequence ATGACTCTCGCTGAAATAGCCCGGCTCGCCGGGGTGTCGCGCACCACCGCCAGCTACGTGATCAACGGCAAGGCCGAGGAGCGCCGCATCAGCCGCGAAACGGTCGAGCGGGTGATGGCGATGGTCGAGCGTCACCAGTACCGGGTCGATGCCCAGGCCGCCGCATTGCGCCGCGGTCAGAGCCGCACCCTGGGGCTGATCATCCCCGACCTGGAGAACGCCAGTTACGCGCGACTCGCCAAGCGTCTCGAGCGCGGCGCCCGCGATCAGGGCTACCAACTGCTGATCGCCGGCTCCGACGACGATGCCGACACCGAGCGCGACCTGGCCTTGGCGCTGCGCGCGCAGCGCTGTCAGGCGCTGATCGTGGCGAGTAGTTTGGCCTCCGACGACCCTTTCTATCGCGAGCTGATGGCTGGCGGCCTACCGGTGATCGCCGTGGATCGCGCCCTCGACCCGTCGCACTTCGTGTGCATCTTGAGCCACAACGCGACCGCGGCCGAAGCGCTGACCCGCTCGCTGCTCGACGAGCGGGTACGGCACATCGTGCTGTTCGATGCCGTCGAAGCGCTGTCGATCACTCGCGAACGGCGTCAGGGCTTCCAGCGCGCCCTGGCGGGACACCCCTGCGAGGCATCCATCCGTACCGGTGAACGTTACGACCGGGCCGACGGCGCGCGACTGATGCAGCGGCTCATCGACGAGGACGGGCTGCCCGACGCCCTGGTCACCGCTTCCTATACTCTGCTCGACGGCGCACTCGACGTGCTGCTCGCCAATGGCGGCCTGTCGGCATCGCTGCGCCTGGCCACCTTCGGCGACGACCGGCTGCTCGACTTCCTGCCGCAACCGGTCAACTCGTTGCCGCAGGACCATGCGCGGATCGTCGAGCTGACGCTGGCCCGGGCGATCGCCGCGACACGCGGCGACTATAAGCCCGGCGCCGAGATGGTCGAGCGTACGCTGCGCTATCGGCGTGCCTGA
- a CDS encoding phosphoribosyltransferase: MTDLPFRDERTELPLRDRHDAGDRLAARLRRQSYRHPLIIGLPRGGVPVAARIAQALKAPLEVLIVRKLGVPGHEEFAMGALASGDVSVLDEALIERLAIDARALQRVVDRERDELERREARYRGERPFPSLAGRDVVLVDDGIATGSTMRAALRAVRKLGAERCILAVPVAPADSLASLSREADDVVCLATPENFSAVGQWYWRFEQTDDEEVRACLAEQAYPEA; this comes from the coding sequence ATGACCGACCTTCCCTTTCGTGACGAGCGTACCGAACTCCCCCTGCGCGACCGCCATGATGCCGGGGACCGGCTCGCCGCGCGCCTCCGGCGGCAGAGCTATCGCCACCCGCTGATCATCGGTCTGCCGCGTGGCGGCGTTCCGGTGGCGGCGCGGATCGCACAAGCCTTGAAGGCGCCACTCGAGGTGCTGATCGTGCGCAAGCTGGGGGTGCCGGGGCATGAGGAATTCGCCATGGGCGCGCTGGCCAGTGGCGACGTCAGCGTGCTCGACGAAGCGCTGATCGAGCGCCTGGCGATCGACGCTCGCGCCCTGCAGCGCGTCGTCGATCGCGAGCGCGACGAACTCGAGCGCCGCGAAGCGCGCTATCGCGGCGAGCGGCCGTTTCCGTCACTCGCCGGGCGCGACGTGGTGCTGGTCGACGACGGCATCGCCACCGGCTCGACGATGCGCGCGGCACTTCGCGCGGTACGCAAGCTGGGTGCCGAGCGCTGCATTCTGGCGGTCCCGGTGGCACCCGCCGACTCCCTCGCCTCGCTGAGCCGCGAGGCCGATGACGTCGTCTGCCTGGCCACGCCGGAGAATTTCAGCGCGGTCGGTCAATGGTATTGGCGCTTCGAGCAAACCGACGACGAGGAAGTGCGGGCCTGCCTCGCCGAACAGGCCTACCCCGAGGCGTAG